One window from the genome of Leptospirillum ferriphilum encodes:
- a CDS encoding DsrE family protein gives MPSPEKHVGILLLKSPEWSIFQSVVRLSVALLDEKARLTLFLMDDAVLGLYPRQPGKPLTYPLYPIIEKGGTVLVCQSTAEPRGLTADRLPSGVRFETQVRLGRLADEVDLFLPFV, from the coding sequence TTGCCGTCTCCTGAAAAACATGTGGGCATTCTGTTGCTGAAAAGTCCGGAATGGTCCATTTTTCAGTCGGTCGTTCGTTTGTCTGTTGCGCTCCTCGATGAAAAGGCCCGTCTGACGCTCTTCCTCATGGACGATGCTGTTTTGGGCCTCTATCCCCGCCAACCCGGTAAACCGCTGACGTACCCTCTTTACCCGATCATCGAAAAAGGCGGGACAGTTCTGGTTTGCCAGTCGACGGCTGAACCGAGAGGACTTACGGCCGACAGGCTTCCGTCGGGGGTCCGGTTTGAAACCCAGGTCCGTCTCGGACGACTTGCGGACGAAGTGGATCTCTTTCTCCCGTTTGTCTAG
- a CDS encoding DsrE family protein, producing the protein MSGKKRVLFLFEDSPASHLRFFEGMRMALGFSVTHPQMELLLLGSAVQAIRHFRPEEIGLPREMLEFFPLFVDLGVRMFADARRLEEEGLEKRIPSFLIPLDASDIRKKIREADLVIPFSRPAGER; encoded by the coding sequence ATGTCAGGAAAAAAACGGGTGCTGTTTCTGTTTGAAGATTCCCCGGCTTCACATCTCCGCTTCTTTGAAGGGATGCGGATGGCTCTCGGATTCTCGGTCACCCATCCCCAAATGGAACTTCTTCTTCTGGGCAGTGCTGTTCAGGCTATCCGTCATTTTCGTCCGGAAGAGATTGGCTTGCCCCGGGAAATGCTCGAATTCTTCCCCCTGTTCGTCGATCTGGGAGTCCGCATGTTTGCGGATGCCCGTCGTCTGGAGGAAGAAGGACTGGAAAAGAGGATTCCGTCGTTTCTGATTCCTCTTGATGCGTCGGATATCCGGAAAAAGATTCGGGAGGCGGATCTCGTCATTCCATTTTCGCGTCCGGCGGGAGAACGATGA
- a CDS encoding ABC transporter permease, with protein sequence MNRFSLPAPDRRPGLQQILGVTGVLFFSCLVALSLLPASWTGLDPVEQNTRFVLAPPGTSGHLLGCDFLGRDNLSRLVSGSTVSLFIGVSVGFLSTLIGTFWGLLSGYRGGVFDTVLMRLLEVWYALPELLIATILMLALGHGVFAVVVSLSIGGWMGVARVVRGETLKIREQAYLEAARSIGASPVRLVFRHFLPNLLPVLFVLLLFRIPGGILGESTLSFLGLGLSPPASSWGTLVNEGWKALPLTPWILAFPAILIVLALLAFQWFGESLGKRWLK encoded by the coding sequence GTGAACCGGTTCTCTCTTCCCGCTCCGGATCGCCGGCCGGGACTTCAACAGATACTCGGCGTAACCGGTGTCCTTTTTTTCTCCTGTCTCGTCGCTCTCTCCCTTCTTCCAGCTTCCTGGACAGGTCTTGACCCCGTCGAACAGAACACCCGTTTCGTGCTCGCGCCTCCGGGGACGTCCGGTCATCTCCTGGGCTGCGATTTCCTCGGAAGAGATAATCTGTCCAGGCTGGTGTCGGGATCGACGGTCTCTCTTTTTATCGGGGTCTCTGTCGGTTTTTTGTCCACGTTGATCGGAACCTTCTGGGGACTTCTGTCCGGCTATCGCGGGGGGGTATTCGATACGGTCCTGATGCGTCTATTGGAGGTCTGGTATGCCCTTCCGGAGCTTCTGATCGCCACGATTCTGATGCTGGCGCTCGGCCATGGAGTTTTCGCTGTCGTTGTGTCCCTCAGTATCGGTGGATGGATGGGAGTTGCGCGGGTCGTTCGCGGAGAAACATTAAAGATCCGGGAGCAGGCCTACCTCGAAGCGGCCCGATCGATCGGCGCTTCTCCTGTCCGTCTGGTCTTTCGTCATTTTTTGCCGAATCTGCTCCCTGTTCTTTTCGTTCTGCTCCTCTTCCGGATCCCGGGAGGGATTCTGGGAGAGTCCACGTTGAGTTTTCTGGGGCTCGGCCTGTCTCCCCCCGCATCGAGCTGGGGAACTCTGGTGAACGAGGGGTGGAAAGCCCTGCCGCTGACCCCCTGGATTTTGGCGTTTCCGGCCATTCTGATCGTTCTGGCACTCCTGGCGTTCCAGTGGTTCGGGGAGTCTCTCGGGAAGAGGTGGCTGAAATGA
- a CDS encoding ABC transporter permease — translation MNRFVRRFLASILLVWAVFTLTFFLSRWAPGSPFQGERKLPPEIMRSILAYYHLDRPLSVQYWEALKKTAMGDWGSSFKNPGIRVSEIIGQALPVSLTLGGVALLEALCLSLVLGTWMALSKGRVKGVLRSLTSFEVALPSFLLAALLIDLFSVRLGLFPPALWSGWKSVLLPSLAMAIAPSGYLARLFATSLEETIQSPHYQAARGRGIRPFRLMVSHGWLLSLNAVVSILGPVSASFLTGSFVVESLFAIPGIGRVFVLSVTNRDYPLIMGTTLVYTMFLVGMTLLGDLIGEWIDPRVRAL, via the coding sequence ATGAATCGGTTCGTCCGTCGGTTCCTGGCGTCGATCTTATTGGTGTGGGCGGTTTTCACGCTGACTTTTTTCCTGTCTCGCTGGGCGCCGGGCAGCCCTTTCCAGGGAGAGAGAAAGCTTCCCCCCGAGATCATGCGGTCCATCCTGGCGTATTATCATCTCGATCGCCCTCTGTCGGTCCAGTACTGGGAAGCTCTCAAAAAGACGGCCATGGGGGATTGGGGAAGTTCCTTCAAGAACCCGGGGATCCGGGTTTCCGAGATTATCGGGCAGGCTCTTCCGGTTTCTCTGACGCTGGGCGGCGTGGCTCTCCTGGAAGCCCTGTGTTTGTCCCTCGTTCTGGGGACCTGGATGGCGCTGTCAAAAGGTCGCGTCAAAGGGGTCCTCCGGTCCCTGACGTCTTTTGAGGTCGCTCTCCCTTCTTTTTTATTGGCCGCCCTTCTGATCGACCTGTTTTCGGTTCGCCTGGGACTTTTCCCTCCGGCGCTCTGGAGTGGCTGGAAGTCCGTCCTTCTTCCGTCCCTGGCGATGGCGATCGCTCCCTCCGGTTATCTTGCCCGGTTGTTCGCCACGAGTCTCGAAGAGACGATCCAGAGCCCCCATTACCAGGCGGCACGCGGGCGGGGCATCCGGCCGTTCAGGTTGATGGTTTCTCATGGCTGGCTCCTGTCCCTGAACGCGGTTGTCTCAATTCTGGGCCCGGTTTCGGCGTCGTTCCTGACGGGGTCGTTTGTTGTCGAATCGTTGTTCGCCATCCCGGGGATCGGCCGGGTTTTTGTCCTGTCCGTCACGAACAGGGACTATCCCCTCATCATGGGAACGACGCTGGTCTATACGATGTTTCTGGTGGGAATGACTCTGCTGGGGGACCTGATCGGGGAATGGATCGATCCCCGGGTCCGGGCCCTCTGA
- a CDS encoding trans-sulfuration enzyme family protein: protein MNETKKNTPDREPGSPVTRAIHGIPHPDPFRALNPPLYQTSTYTFPDMETVDRVLSGEAEGYVYSRGGNPTVSRFEEVVTLLEKGEASRAFASGMGAISATILHLSRGNRTVHLPVTLYSGTRAFARKFLESWGVPVRWFDPRPEGWLEKLEGTLEKGDGCVFLESPTNPTMDILDLRSLSALCRSKNVPVVVDNTFATPVLQNPLLLGCDLVVHSATKYLGGHGDLLGGVVTGASGTIDALRGAEGSFLGATLSPFNAWLLLRGIKTLSLRMEKHTANARAIASFLAGHPKVRKVFYPGIPSHPGYTIARRQMSSPGGMLSFELSDARAARNFCDRLSLVGIGVSLGDPESLIEHPWSMSHRWIGEEERRAAGVSPGFLRMSVGLEDWEDLVRDLDRALG, encoded by the coding sequence GTGAACGAAACGAAGAAGAACACTCCTGATCGGGAACCGGGCAGTCCCGTCACCCGGGCGATTCATGGCATTCCTCACCCGGATCCCTTTCGGGCCCTGAATCCTCCTCTCTACCAGACGTCGACCTATACGTTTCCGGATATGGAGACGGTGGATCGCGTCCTGTCGGGTGAGGCGGAAGGGTATGTCTATTCCCGTGGAGGGAATCCCACCGTTTCCCGCTTCGAGGAGGTCGTCACCCTTCTCGAAAAGGGAGAGGCCTCCCGGGCTTTTGCTTCCGGCATGGGGGCGATTTCCGCGACGATTCTCCATCTGTCCCGGGGCAACAGAACGGTCCATCTGCCTGTCACCCTCTACAGCGGAACCCGCGCGTTCGCCCGGAAGTTTCTGGAATCCTGGGGAGTGCCTGTTCGCTGGTTCGACCCACGTCCGGAAGGCTGGCTGGAAAAGCTGGAGGGAACGCTTGAAAAAGGGGACGGGTGCGTGTTTCTCGAATCCCCGACCAATCCCACGATGGATATCCTCGACCTTCGGAGTCTTTCGGCTCTCTGCCGGTCCAAAAACGTTCCTGTCGTGGTCGACAACACGTTCGCGACCCCCGTTCTGCAAAATCCTCTTTTGCTGGGGTGCGACCTGGTCGTCCACAGCGCCACCAAGTATCTGGGGGGGCACGGAGATCTTCTGGGAGGGGTCGTCACCGGAGCGTCCGGGACGATCGATGCCCTTCGGGGGGCGGAAGGGAGTTTCCTGGGGGCGACCCTGTCCCCGTTCAACGCCTGGCTTCTTCTTCGAGGGATCAAGACGCTCTCTCTCCGCATGGAAAAACACACGGCGAACGCCCGGGCGATCGCCAGTTTCCTTGCGGGGCATCCGAAAGTCCGGAAGGTTTTCTATCCCGGGATTCCGTCCCATCCCGGATACACCATTGCCCGGCGGCAGATGTCCTCGCCGGGCGGAATGCTCTCGTTCGAGCTTTCCGATGCCCGGGCGGCCCGGAATTTCTGTGACCGGTTGTCCCTTGTGGGGATCGGCGTGAGCCTGGGGGATCCGGAAAGTCTGATCGAACACCCCTGGTCGATGAGCCATCGCTGGATCGGGGAAGAGGAACGGCGTGCAGCCGGTGTGAGCCCCGGATTCCTCCGCATGTCGGTCGGTCTCGAAGACTGGGAGGATCTCGTCCGCGATCTCGACCGGGCGTTGGGGTAG
- a CDS encoding outer membrane beta-barrel protein, translated as MRSKRGSSRTTLKPWLGVSLALVLSSGLSLGSMTPSAWADSPALEASPVATSPAASGTSSGSSSSTGQSSSSAPVVADSSTPAPATPPAPAATPAPQATAAPATPTPLPDMLIPAANIHFKGFIDTYAQYNPTDASYTNFRAYDFGANSFNVNMAQLKFWRPDDDGVGFVLRTDFGPGAMASGQNFYPGFFGTHGTSTGTSLGMPWSMFWLEEAYVNLWIPDTNKELEMDAGQFQTLANFEVIQPTGNWMASLGYTFFLGAYTHTGVRFHYAPNGSNNIYFGVNNGWNTSFQDDQGSDFQDFELNYTGNPVSWLNLNFTGLFGPQVRNTYPGLGAYNSNASAPGTGEGTDTNANVPTWRNYGAFVVEIGPIDHFWFVTDDSYGWQAQGAEVNGSTTPNAPATWYSSENFLRYDISDTMDVVARYEVYYDLNGFMTGTGVPTAINDESIDFQWNFMPNVMSRIEYRHDNANQAIFNNNYLGLASGSSYAGNHGAPIFSMDTFEIELTYMF; from the coding sequence ATGAGATCAAAACGGGGATCTTCCCGCACAACCCTAAAACCCTGGCTGGGCGTTTCGCTGGCTCTGGTCCTGTCCTCCGGGCTGTCGCTCGGTTCGATGACCCCGTCGGCCTGGGCCGATTCCCCGGCTCTCGAGGCGTCCCCCGTGGCCACGTCGCCCGCCGCATCCGGAACGTCTTCCGGATCCTCGTCCTCGACCGGACAATCTTCCTCCTCCGCTCCCGTGGTGGCGGATTCAAGTACCCCGGCGCCGGCAACCCCTCCGGCTCCCGCGGCCACGCCCGCTCCTCAAGCGACCGCTGCCCCGGCCACACCGACGCCTCTTCCGGACATGCTGATTCCGGCGGCGAATATCCACTTCAAAGGCTTTATCGATACCTATGCCCAATACAACCCCACCGACGCGAGCTACACGAACTTCCGTGCCTACGACTTCGGCGCAAATTCCTTCAATGTCAACATGGCGCAGCTGAAGTTCTGGCGTCCGGACGACGATGGCGTCGGATTTGTGCTTCGCACCGACTTCGGTCCAGGGGCCATGGCCAGCGGACAGAATTTCTATCCCGGGTTTTTTGGTACTCATGGAACGTCAACAGGGACTTCCTTGGGAATGCCCTGGTCGATGTTCTGGCTGGAAGAAGCCTATGTCAACCTCTGGATCCCGGACACCAACAAAGAACTCGAAATGGATGCCGGGCAGTTCCAGACGCTGGCGAACTTCGAAGTGATCCAGCCCACCGGCAACTGGATGGCGTCCTTGGGATACACCTTCTTTCTGGGAGCCTATACCCACACGGGCGTGCGGTTTCACTATGCCCCGAACGGGAGCAACAACATCTACTTCGGCGTGAACAACGGGTGGAACACGAGCTTCCAGGACGACCAGGGAAGCGACTTCCAGGACTTTGAACTCAACTACACCGGGAATCCCGTGTCCTGGCTGAACCTGAACTTCACGGGACTTTTCGGTCCTCAAGTCCGAAATACATATCCGGGCCTTGGTGCTTACAACAGCAACGCCTCCGCCCCTGGGACAGGGGAAGGAACAGATACCAATGCGAATGTTCCCACCTGGAGAAACTACGGCGCCTTTGTGGTGGAAATCGGTCCCATCGATCACTTCTGGTTCGTGACCGACGACTCCTACGGCTGGCAGGCCCAGGGGGCAGAAGTGAACGGATCCACGACGCCCAACGCTCCGGCCACCTGGTATTCGAGCGAAAACTTTCTGCGCTACGACATCAGCGACACGATGGACGTGGTGGCGCGCTACGAGGTCTATTACGACCTGAACGGTTTCATGACCGGCACCGGGGTTCCCACGGCGATCAACGACGAGTCCATCGATTTTCAGTGGAACTTCATGCCCAACGTCATGAGCCGGATCGAATACAGGCATGACAACGCCAATCAGGCAATCTTTAACAACAACTATCTGGGTTTGGCATCCGGGTCTTCATATGCGGGGAACCACGGGGCACCCATCTTCAGCATGGATACGTTTGAAATCGAACTGACCTATATGTTCTAG
- a CDS encoding ammonium transporter: MKPQLVGRSGLVLAGGFVSLLAGAGPAFAAAGPTPAAIAADTVWTVVAAVLVMFMQAGFAFLEAGLTRAKNAGHIAVKNLVIYSISSLVFWAVGFAICFGTGNSIIGTSGWGLDVADKDINTVFGSLSFSDVPLAAKYLFEVVFCAVSLAIVWGGMAERTKFSVYIIFGVIFSAVIYPVVGHWIWGGGWLSTLGMQDFAGSTVVHLQGAAAAFAGALLLGPRIGKYGKDGKSNAIPGHNIPFVVLGTLILWLGWFGFNPGSTLMATTPSVGYFAYIAMTTNLAAAAGALAAMFTAWRVLGAPDMSMVANGAIAALVAITASCAFVDPWASVVIGAVAGIIAVLGVLFIDKLHIDDPVGAVSVHGMAGIWGTLSNGLFATPDRVKLLAVGSPGLLYGGGIHQLVVQMEGVSAAFAYVFLTSLAVFYVLKVTIGIRVSTEDELEGLDFAEHKMWGYPEMFSPSFSGGEPYMEGGAAAHKGGLSGAPIARPAP, translated from the coding sequence ATGAAACCTCAACTGGTGGGTCGATCGGGGCTGGTGCTGGCCGGAGGGTTCGTGTCTCTCCTGGCTGGGGCCGGTCCCGCGTTTGCCGCGGCGGGTCCGACGCCGGCGGCGATTGCAGCCGATACGGTCTGGACCGTGGTTGCCGCGGTTCTGGTCATGTTCATGCAAGCCGGGTTCGCCTTTCTGGAAGCCGGTCTCACCCGGGCCAAGAACGCCGGGCATATCGCGGTCAAGAACCTGGTCATCTATTCCATTTCCTCCCTGGTCTTCTGGGCAGTGGGCTTCGCCATCTGTTTCGGCACCGGAAACTCCATCATCGGCACGTCCGGATGGGGACTCGATGTGGCGGACAAGGACATCAACACGGTTTTCGGGTCCCTGTCCTTCAGCGACGTGCCGCTGGCCGCCAAATACCTGTTTGAAGTCGTCTTCTGTGCCGTGAGCCTTGCGATCGTCTGGGGAGGCATGGCCGAGCGGACCAAGTTTTCGGTGTACATCATCTTCGGCGTGATCTTTTCTGCCGTCATCTATCCGGTGGTGGGTCACTGGATCTGGGGTGGCGGCTGGCTGTCGACCCTGGGCATGCAGGATTTTGCGGGGTCGACGGTGGTTCATCTCCAGGGGGCGGCGGCGGCTTTTGCCGGAGCGCTTCTACTGGGGCCCCGGATCGGGAAATACGGAAAAGACGGAAAGTCGAACGCCATTCCCGGTCACAATATCCCCTTCGTGGTGCTGGGAACGCTGATCCTCTGGCTCGGCTGGTTCGGGTTCAACCCCGGATCGACCCTGATGGCGACGACGCCGTCCGTCGGGTACTTCGCCTATATTGCCATGACGACCAACCTGGCGGCCGCGGCCGGAGCGCTGGCGGCGATGTTTACCGCCTGGCGCGTGCTGGGAGCACCGGACATGAGCATGGTGGCCAACGGTGCCATCGCGGCTCTGGTGGCGATCACCGCGAGCTGTGCCTTTGTGGACCCCTGGGCTTCCGTTGTCATCGGGGCGGTGGCCGGTATCATCGCGGTGCTGGGTGTCCTGTTCATCGACAAGCTGCACATCGATGATCCGGTGGGAGCGGTTTCCGTGCACGGGATGGCCGGTATCTGGGGTACATTGTCGAACGGTCTGTTCGCGACCCCGGACCGGGTCAAACTTCTGGCTGTCGGTTCTCCCGGACTTCTTTACGGCGGGGGGATCCATCAGCTGGTCGTCCAGATGGAAGGGGTCAGCGCGGCGTTCGCCTATGTGTTCCTGACCTCTCTGGCGGTTTTCTACGTCCTGAAAGTGACGATCGGTATCCGGGTCAGCACGGAGGATGAACTCGAAGGTCTCGATTTTGCCGAACACAAGATGTGGGGCTATCCGGAAATGTTCAGCCCTTCGTTTTCCGGAGGAGAGCCTTACATGGAAGGGGGAGCTGCAGCGCACAAGGGTGGTCTTTCCGGGGCTCCCATCGCCCGGCCGGCCCCATAG